The genomic region CACCATTGTATCATTCTTTCGCAATCCTGTGATTTGCAAAATGAAAAAATAGAAAGCGTAATAGTCTGTCCCATACTTTCCCTTAAGGAACTCATTACTAATGGAGGAAATGGAGATTTTTATAGAAGTAAATCTGCAAGGGAGCAGTTAAGGCAAGGGAATCAACCTGCATACCATTTATTAAATAAAGTCGCTATAGGCTCAGAAAATGAAGATTATTACTGTGTATCTTTTAGGACAATTTACTCAGTACCTAAAAGTTATCTTATAGCTTTGGTTGGTTATAAAAAAAGAATTCGTTTGCTGCCTCCCTATCGGGAGCATTTATCTCAAAGTTTTGCGCGCTATTTCATGCGTGTAGGTTTGCCTTCTGGTATACCCTCAGATGAAATGAAACATTATAATTATACCACATAATAAATCTTGAAAATTTTTACATTCCAGAGGCTTTTTCAAAATTTACGGATACCTGAATAAATATTTATGTACGATGCATATCCATGTAGAATCCATGCCGACAGTTGCAGGAAATGGAAACGAGTAGCATCACACAACCTCTATAATCTGCTTGGAAATATCAAGGAAATTTTTCCGTAAGCACTTTTGGAATGGCTCCAGTCCAAGGGTAATAAGATTGCAAGTGTTGAACGTTCAGTGTTTTTTTCCTCATCTTTACTTTGCAACACATTGAATATTTCAGACGTAATGACCTTACAACCATTGCCTTCGTATTTCAAACCAAAGGGAGACAATTCTTCATTTATTATTTCTGCATACTGTTTTCTATCCATTGCACTTCCTTGATGGTCCCTAAAGTGTAAGATTATCCAATACTCAAAGGCTTGATTTGAATAAGCTACTTCGAAACCGTTTGCTTGGGCTTTGCTAACGGCATTGTCAAAATCGCAATTTGGAAAATCATCTTTATCAGATACACACCCGACTTTTTCATAAGAATGTCCTTTTGCCAAATTTTTACCTTCACAGGCAATCAGTATTTCTGGTATGACAGACATGGAAGCCTGTTTCCTTTTAAGTTTTCTTTGTTGTTGCCTTCATGCCTTTCCTGTTTCTCTTGTAGCCATGTTGTAATTATTCCTTTTCGCAGCATCGTTGGGCTGTGAATTCATTTAGAAAAGGCACGGCTCCATATTTTCCCTTGAGATAGCTTGTTTCAAAGTTTTCCCCTTTGCGAACTTTTGTTGATTTGAAATCTGATAGAGCATAGAGATGGGCGGCTTCAAATTGGTCTTTTTCTATAAACCATAGTTGATCTTTTCGTAGTATCCCTTCTTTTAGGAAAATTGAGTTTTGGGCTGTTATGATTAGCTGGGCCCCTTTCCCATTGATTTTGGAATTATTGAACAAGGCAAACAGCTTTAGGACGAGGTTCGGATGCAGACGTGCATCAAATTCATCAATAAACAGTGTTTGCCCTGTTTCAAGAGCGTTGATGATCGGTCCGGTCAGGTAGAAATATTTTTTGGTACCATCTGATTCATCTTTCTCCATCATGAAGTCTGTCTTGCCGATAATTCGATTCGTTTCATCGTAGTGGTAGTGGGTGGTGATTGTCCCCGTATAGACGGGGATATGCTCACTTTCAATTTTTGAAAGGAGAAATTCTTTCATTTCTTTTGGAGCACCAGTGGGTATTTCATTAATGCCCATCGTCTTGGACGTTACTTCTCTGATGGACAGATCTGCTACCTCTAACAATTTCATGATTCTGTCATGGAAGTTTTTATCTGATAATTTCTTCATGGTGTAGCCCTTGTATTCAATCTCTTTTTGAGTTGAAAGTACTGCTACTTGGTTGGTAAACCATTTGACGATTTTGCTACAGATTGAGTCATTGAACTGTGCGGCGACAGAAAGCATGAGTGCATTGTCCCTGACAAGTTGCTGTTCATGCAGCATGTTGCCTTTCTTGAAAAGTTTTTGGTGGCCTTCGAAGGTTCCATCGACTGTATCGCGATAGAAAATTTGCACCTCTCTGGTTTTTGCTTCCATCTTTTTATAAAAAAGCCATTCACTAAGTACCTGTTTACGTGTTACTTCACATCCATATCGGTAGATAGCACTATCATCCAAAAAAATGATATTAAATTCCGTCGGGGCGTTTTCAGTTGTGGAAGAAAGCAGAAATGGTTGTACATTGATTGGCTCTTCCTGTTGGCCGTTCTTGGATGAGTTGATAACTAAATGACGCAGAGTTCTTAACGATTCCAAGAGTTTTGTCTTGCCTGAAGCGTTTGCACCATAAATGACAGCAGATTTCAGGATGCGAAGCTTCTTGTCAGGTGTTTCAAGAAAATTTTCCTTTTGATTTTCCTTGTCATAGTTGGAAGCAATGAAGCTGATAGTTACTTCTTCTTTGAAAACCTTATAATTTTTTACGGAATATTCAAGAATCATAGTTATTACCTTTTTTGAATCACTTTTCGTTTAAAACAACATAAACATAATCAATTATACATGTAATAAATTGATTTTTCAACATAAAAATGTATTAAATTGATTTTATAAAATACTATCATGAAATAACGTTTCTAAAATTTGATACTTTTTGGGGAATTTAATCCTAGAAAGCAATGTTTTAAGTTTTTTTTGCTTCATAAGATGGTCTTGTGAATTACGGACTTCTTTGTTTGAAAGTAGAACTGGTTGCCTTTAATCCGGTAGTCAGCCGTATTCGTTTTCAATTTCATCAATTTAGTTGTTTTCCCAGGGTATATTGAGATTGCTTCCTTCTTGCGTTACATTGTAGAAAACAAGGATTGGAAATTTCCCTGTTTTCCTCAAGGAGATACAGATGGACTTGGCAGCACAATTGAAAAGCGTACGGCAGGCATCACAAAAACTTGCATCCAGTAGCTTGGAAGAGCGCAATCAGGCTCTGCGCCTTATAGCAGCAGGACTGAAAAGAGACAAGGTTTCTCTCTTTGCTGCAAATGAACAGGATGTTGCGCAGGCAGAGAAAAATCATGTGGCTCCTGCATTGCTTGGCAGGCTTCATTTTGATGAAAAGAAACTGCAAAGCGTACTCAGTGGTCTTGAAATGGTAGCGACACTTCCTGATCCGATCGGGAAAGTACTTCAGCGCCGTAAGTTGGACGATTCCCTGTTACTTGAGAAAGTTGCCTTTCCTCTAGGGGTCATCGGCATGATTTTTGAAGCCAGACCTGACGCCTTGGTACAGATTGTCTCGCTTGCCTTGAAAAGTGGAAACGGCATAGTCCTCAAGGGTGGCAGGGAAGCAGATAAAAGCAACACTGCGTTGGTAGCTTCGATAAAGAAAAGTCTGGAAGAGACATCATTCGGCAGTGATTGGTTACTGTTGATCCATTCTCGTGAAGAGACTCGCAGACTTTTCGACATGGAAGGTCTGATAGACCTGCTTATTCCTCGAGGATCCAATACCTTTGTCCGGTATGTCATGGAAAACACAAAGATACCGGTCATGGGACATTCCCAGGGACTTTGTTCCATCTATGTTGATGACAGTTGCGATATCGAACAGGCCGTAGCAGTCTGCGTGGATGCAAAAGTACAGTATCCATCTGCCTGCAATGCTGTTGAAACATTGCTGGTCAACCGTAAGATTGCCTCTGTGTTCCTGCCACTCCTGAAGAAGCAGCTGGAAACCTATGGTGTCATTATCCATGGGGATGAGACTTGTCGACGTCTCATTGACTGCGTACCTGCGACGGACGAGGACTGGGACACCGAGTACCTTGCCTTGGAAGTAGCAATCAAGGTCGTCAATTCCGTGGAAGAGGCAATGGAACATATTGCCCGCCACGGTTCGCATCATACCGATGCCATCCTGGCGGAGGATGAGACAAAACAGAAACTTTTCCTGACTCAGGTTGACAGTGCCGATGTATTCGTCAACTGCAGCACCCGTTTTGCCGACGGTTATCGGTTCGGCCTTGGCGCTGAGGTAGGCATAAGTACCAGTAAGCTCCATGCCAGGGGACCTGTGGGTATGGAAGGATTGATGACTACCAAGTACTTGCTGAAGGGTTCGGGAAACATAGTTGATTCCTACAGCAATGGTACCAGCCATTTTACCCATGAGGAGCTTTCCTTGGACGGGAAAGCTATGAACAGGTGAAATGATGGGTAGAAATTTTTCCCAAGTCAAACGGATAGTCGTCAAGGTCGGAACAAATTTACTGTCAGGGCCTGAAGGCATAGATGAAACACGGATTGAAGACATTGTCAGGCAGATCATGGAACTGGAAAAATCAGGTTATCAAATCCTGTTGGTTTCCAGTGGCGCCATCGGAATGGGAGCGAAAGAAATAGGGCTCTCACATTCCATCAGCCAAGTTGCAATGCGGCAGGCCTGTGCCTCAATCGGACAGCCGATTCTCATGCATGCCTATCGCAGGGCCTTCAAGAAATTCGGTGGTATCTGTTCCCAGGTACTTCTGACGCGTAAGGAACTTGATAACAGGACTACCTACAATAACCTGAGAAACAGCGTATTTACGTTGCTTGATCTTGGGGTAATTCCCATTTTCAATGAGAATGATGTCGTCAGTACTTCTGAAATAGGTTCGGCTTTTGGGGACAATGACAGGATGAGTGCCTTCGTAGCCAGTAAGATTGATGCCCAGTTGTTGGTTATCCTGACGGATGTCGATGGACTGTATGATGAAAATCCGAAGCTGACAGACGCGAAATTGCTTAAGGAGATAGATCAGGTTACCGATAAGGTGTTTTCCTATGCAGGTGGGGCCGGTTCTGCATTTGCTACCGGTGGCATGCGTACCAAATTGCTTGCCGCCAGGATTGCAAGCGTAGCCGGTTGTCAAAGTCTTATTGCTTCCGGTTATGAGAAGGATATCTTGCCCCGGCTTCTGGCTGGGGAAGAGATCGGAACCTGTATCCATGCCGTGGAGAAATTGAAACAGCGCCAGCGATGGATACTCAACAACAACCATAGCGGTGCCATTACCGTGGATGCAGGAGCAAAGGATGCACTGGTAAACCACAACAGCCTGCTTCCCAAGGGTATAATTGCAGTTGAAGGGGTTTTCAATGCCGGTGATGTGGTGGAAATCAGGGATGAAGGTGGTGTTGCCTTTGCAAAGGCAGTGCCGTATTATGATAGTACGGATATTGCCGCGATAAGCGGACATAGGAGTGATGAAATTTCCAAGTTGCTGGGACCAGGCAACAAGGATGTAG from Spirochaetia bacterium harbors:
- a CDS encoding glutamate-5-semialdehyde dehydrogenase, translating into MDLAAQLKSVRQASQKLASSSLEERNQALRLIAAGLKRDKVSLFAANEQDVAQAEKNHVAPALLGRLHFDEKKLQSVLSGLEMVATLPDPIGKVLQRRKLDDSLLLEKVAFPLGVIGMIFEARPDALVQIVSLALKSGNGIVLKGGREADKSNTALVASIKKSLEETSFGSDWLLLIHSREETRRLFDMEGLIDLLIPRGSNTFVRYVMENTKIPVMGHSQGLCSIYVDDSCDIEQAVAVCVDAKVQYPSACNAVETLLVNRKIASVFLPLLKKQLETYGVIIHGDETCRRLIDCVPATDEDWDTEYLALEVAIKVVNSVEEAMEHIARHGSHHTDAILAEDETKQKLFLTQVDSADVFVNCSTRFADGYRFGLGAEVGISTSKLHARGPVGMEGLMTTKYLLKGSGNIVDSYSNGTSHFTHEELSLDGKAMNR
- the proB gene encoding glutamate 5-kinase; the protein is MGRNFSQVKRIVVKVGTNLLSGPEGIDETRIEDIVRQIMELEKSGYQILLVSSGAIGMGAKEIGLSHSISQVAMRQACASIGQPILMHAYRRAFKKFGGICSQVLLTRKELDNRTTYNNLRNSVFTLLDLGVIPIFNENDVVSTSEIGSAFGDNDRMSAFVASKIDAQLLVILTDVDGLYDENPKLTDAKLLKEIDQVTDKVFSYAGGAGSAFATGGMRTKLLAARIASVAGCQSLIASGYEKDILPRLLAGEEIGTCIHAVEKLKQRQRWILNNNHSGAITVDAGAKDALVNHNSLLPKGIIAVEGVFNAGDVVEIRDEGGVAFAKAVPYYDSTDIAAISGHRSDEISKLLGPGNKDVVFRPEDMVFLHESDE
- a CDS encoding ATP-binding protein — its product is MILEYSVKNYKVFKEEVTISFIASNYDKENQKENFLETPDKKLRILKSAVIYGANASGKTKLLESLRTLRHLVINSSKNGQQEEPINVQPFLLSSTTENAPTEFNIIFLDDSAIYRYGCEVTRKQVLSEWLFYKKMEAKTREVQIFYRDTVDGTFEGHQKLFKKGNMLHEQQLVRDNALMLSVAAQFNDSICSKIVKWFTNQVAVLSTQKEIEYKGYTMKKLSDKNFHDRIMKLLEVADLSIREVTSKTMGINEIPTGAPKEMKEFLLSKIESEHIPVYTGTITTHYHYDETNRIIGKTDFMMEKDESDGTKKYFYLTGPIINALETGQTLFIDEFDARLHPNLVLKLFALFNNSKINGKGAQLIITAQNSIFLKEGILRKDQLWFIEKDQFEAAHLYALSDFKSTKVRKGENFETSYLKGKYGAVPFLNEFTAQRCCEKE
- a CDS encoding RloB family protein, giving the protein MSVIPEILIACEGKNLAKGHSYEKVGCVSDKDDFPNCDFDNAVSKAQANGFEVAYSNQAFEYWIILHFRDHQGSAMDRKQYAEIINEELSPFGLKYEGNGCKVITSEIFNVLQSKDEEKNTERSTLAILLPLDWSHSKSAYGKISLIFPSRL